From Waddliaceae bacterium, the proteins below share one genomic window:
- the rlmD gene encoding 23S rRNA (uracil(1939)-C(5))-methyltransferase RlmD, with amino-acid sequence MIEENQTIEGTVESLAFGGKGIIKHEGFVIFVPFTAPGDVVKVNITSVKKSFAEGDVVEVITPASCRTKPTCQYYGICGGCQLQHISYESQTEQKAHFVADAIERIGKIALEEPVKCLPSSTPWHYRRSITFSIRSLLGNFGGGFVSYDNKEVISVEECPLFVKGPLLKDVHAMLHSLKGTPNRYDKVSIVKNGQGAFVLAFDFKKQFPKNLDIVMGHLLEENDSFAGAVAYFQERKKSYGVTSCSYDIEGLTISFSASAFVQTHPEQSATIYNNIVKNAKECNAENVLDLYCGIGVSTLMLAKEGMHVTGVENNREATKRAIQNSKDNDIKGAYFFRGDVSKVAEKLLAKDPDLVIINPPRTGVDDVTLAAINHAWPKNIIYISCMPATLARDVAALKHRGYKISSCKAYDMFPQTTHVETMVVLERIIGAVKK; translated from the coding sequence ATGATAGAAGAAAATCAGACAATAGAAGGTACCGTAGAGTCTTTGGCGTTCGGCGGCAAAGGAATAATAAAACACGAAGGTTTCGTCATCTTCGTTCCTTTCACCGCTCCTGGCGATGTTGTTAAGGTGAATATAACCTCTGTGAAAAAGTCCTTCGCCGAAGGCGATGTCGTCGAAGTCATAACTCCTGCGTCATGCCGAACAAAGCCCACATGCCAATACTACGGAATATGTGGCGGCTGCCAGCTACAGCATATTAGCTACGAGTCACAAACCGAGCAGAAGGCACATTTTGTCGCCGACGCCATCGAGCGCATTGGGAAGATAGCCCTCGAAGAGCCTGTGAAATGTCTACCATCATCGACACCATGGCACTACCGCCGCAGCATAACATTCTCAATACGTTCTCTTCTCGGGAATTTCGGCGGCGGCTTCGTATCTTATGATAATAAGGAAGTCATCTCTGTAGAAGAATGTCCCCTTTTCGTCAAAGGTCCACTATTAAAAGACGTCCACGCTATGCTGCATAGCTTAAAAGGAACGCCCAACCGTTACGACAAAGTCTCTATCGTGAAGAACGGACAAGGCGCTTTCGTTCTTGCCTTCGACTTCAAAAAACAATTCCCAAAAAACCTCGACATCGTAATGGGACACCTTTTGGAGGAGAACGACTCCTTCGCCGGCGCTGTAGCGTATTTTCAGGAGCGCAAAAAGTCGTATGGAGTGACCTCTTGTTCTTACGACATCGAAGGTCTAACGATATCGTTCTCAGCATCGGCGTTCGTACAGACACACCCCGAGCAGAGCGCGACGATATATAATAACATCGTCAAAAACGCAAAAGAATGCAATGCTGAGAACGTCCTAGACTTGTATTGTGGCATCGGCGTATCGACGCTAATGCTAGCGAAAGAAGGGATGCATGTCACCGGCGTAGAAAATAACAGAGAAGCGACAAAGCGTGCGATACAGAACTCCAAAGACAACGACATCAAAGGGGCTTATTTCTTCCGCGGTGACGTCTCCAAAGTCGCCGAGAAGCTCCTCGCCAAAGACCCCGACCTCGTCATAATAAACCCTCCGCGGACAGGCGTCGACGACGTTACACTAGCAGCAATAAACCACGCATGGCCGAAAAATATCATATACATATCGTGTATGCCTGCAACGCTAGCACGTGATGTCGCAGCGTTAAAACATCGTGGCTATAAAATATCTTCATGCAAAGCATACGATATGTTCCCACAAACAACACACGTAGAAACTATGGTGGTATTAGAAAGAATTATTGGCGCTGTCAAAAAATAA